gtaacacactacaataattaaaaccccttgaaatacacgtaaagacCTTTAAACCAAGATTttgcataggtgcccgctttttttgcaaaagagtgtattatGCAGTCTTCATCATTATTATCAGGTACACTTTGTATTTCAACAATTTGTTTTGGTTTAACATCCTCTAGGTTTATTGGTTCAATACTTGCAACCACAGTCTCATCAGTAGGACTAGTggtgttttcaattttatttctaggtTTGACTTCTACAGAATCATCAATTACAATGGTTTCATATGacatatcaataatattttcatctttATCTACATGACTAAAGACTGGGGTACCTTTTTAATTCATCCAcatctttaatttttattgtttcatcCACATCTTTGGAGTTCTGGTAGGGTGTTGGATCATACTCTACAGTTTTATTACTATCTACACTAGTATCACTAAGATGTTCCCCATCTTCTTTTACAAGTCTTTCTGCAATTTCATCACTTTTAGCATTAAATATAGATTTTGAATAGTTAGGTATCCTTGAAGGTTTAGCTCGTTTTTGGGAGGTTCATGTGATTCCTCGTTATCTGAAGAATTCACTCCATATTTTTCATCACCTTTACAGAAATTAACTGATGGCTTTCTTATTACTTGTAGACGATCCTTGCAACCAGCAATGTATGGAATGCCAgactttttcttctttttaactGAAATTACAGGTGGTGGAGGTCCCTCAAGTAACGGTGCAACTTCCTGCAATAGTTCAGTGGGATCAGTGCTTTCTATCAAACCCTAAGTCGTTGAGATATTTTGCTAATTGTTAAGTGATAATaggttttcttcttttttaggTGGTTGTGAAGGAGTTTTTGGAGATTCGTCGTCTTCATCTGAATCTGCATACATTCTTTTCAGCTCAGCTAATGATGGGTAAGGCTCTAGACACAGCACGCCAAATGCAATCGCACTGCACGTTTGATTTGCAGGTCTATTGCAGTCGTgtcaactgcattcaaactgcCCTTGAACTGCAATTTGCAGTTGGATTGCAGTTGAAATGCAGTCCATCTGTCTAGAGCCTTAGGCCTGCGATTCACACAACACTTTTCACTTAATCTGGATGAGCGTAGCTCTGGTGTTCGCATTTCGCTTTTTTAACATTAACTGTTCAGACATTGCTATGCTTCCATTGGGCTTAGGTGTTACTGGCTTCTTAGTCTCAGATTTCGGCACGTTTTTCTGGCTGGACGTTCTTCGGCAAATTTTTTTATTAGGCGATTTACGCTTATTAGGTGTCTTTTTATTCCGGGAATTACCCAtggtcaataaatattttgagtaggtaggtatttaattttaagctaCTCACTTTACTGCACACAATTCACAGCCTATGCACTCATTTGATGGCCAAAACTTTAGTCCAAACGTTCATTACTTAAACCAAAACTAttctaaattgtaaaaaatgcaAAGCCTATTTaactcaaaataataacaaaaatttgCCGTTGTCTCTCAGAAAAGATATCTAGTTCAGTAAAAGATGTTGATAGCGTCAActtttttggtgggtttccgtTGAAAAAGTCCCTGCATAAGACATATTCCATATATAATGCAGCGAGTGCGAAAATTTttcagtctaaggacacaaaataaattaaaaccactgtaaattaacaaagcaaagtcaaaaagtaagatatgcataGAAATACCCCCCCCCCCGCTACTGCAGTGCCTGCTCTGCTAAAGATCCAATAGATAAGCTGACCATAGGCCGCGGCCCCATGTCCACGGCGCCGCGCCGCAGCACGGTGCCGCCAACGGTTCGCCATCCATTGACCATTCAGTCAGCGCGTGAGAGCGCATCGACAGCGAAATATCAACTGAATGGGCAATGGATGGCGAACACGGCGGACATGGGGTCGCGGACTTACACTACCCCTAAGATACCCAGAAATCCATaatggccctgaagcagctgAATATGATGGTCTCCAGATGTAAGTGGATAACAATAACTAGGCTCATTCTGTTATGAGTTAAGAGCTCAGTTCTTTAAACTTTTGAGATTTGTTCGCATATATGTTATAGGCAATTTGTATAATCCGGCATTGTATACATTGCCtataacatatataaataatcGGGACATGATGTCGAGATGACGTTAGTGTAGTGTGTAGAGTAAATGACAGTGCGACTCCAATAAGAGAAACTTACGTGGAGAATAAAAAGGTCGTAACTTTAAATGTATCGCTTCTTGAAGTTTAAGACACATTGTGTAACTAGGCTGGGCCTTGAGACGAAAACCATCAATCAGTATTTCTTACCCGTAATGACATAGCATTAACTATACACGACTCTACTCGTGCTGTGAATTCACGATACTAAGGTGGAGCCGATATAGCCATCAAGTACCAATGGTACCCAAACATTCTCAAGTGCAGACTACGGTCTGGCAAAAGCTGAAAGATTTTTGCCTGCTTTTGGAAATCAAATGGGGTAGGCCCTGAGGTCAGCAGTGGATATCCTGCAGATGAATATCTTAAGAGTAgcattaaatttaaattgtattacCCGCCCACGTAATCATTAATggtgacagatttttttttacattagtcAAGGTAAATATACCTTATCAAAAAcatataataacataattttacaaACACGTCATTAATTAATACAACGAATATAAacctaattatataataatacaaataaacttaCAATTAGTTACATGTCAAATGTTGTCAATATGTCAAGGTACTCTTACACGCACAGCCCACCATTACCGAATGCAGACTGACTCGCCTAGCATTTGATTTCTCCAGAGACTCTGTGCATGTATTAGCACGCGTCAATATTTTAGGGGCaaggacaataaaaaaaatatttataataaaaatgtttttgtcctCGCGATagccttaaaaaataaaaatttagatCTTCGTCCATCTTTCGCTAACAAGTTATTCATGTGTACCTATAATAAATTGTAGATGGTCAAGTAAGtgaagtaataaataacaagTTATCGAAAGTGGTGCGCGGGAGAATAGAAGGTTCAACAATAATGTTGATAAATTTCGAGATTTAAAATCCAATTTTGTAGCTCCGCTTGATTCTTATTACCAATCGatgttataattttagtagATGATTAAAAACTTAACTACATACTAATATTTATGCCATCACGATGATCGTGACGGCGTGACATGAACACAGGCAATATGAACTTAAATTCAAGCGGGCAAGTCAAAATTCGACACGTGAATTTGAGGCACGTGTACCGGATCAATTTTGGGCGTTGTTTTGTAATCACAAATGCCGCACTCTTTTAGTTTCCATTCCCATCCCATTATTTGCACGGCGTGTAGAGTTTGGGCCTCTGTGTGTTGACGCCGAAGCATTCCTTcctgtaatttaatgttttgtttaataaaattgtacctCGTTTCAAGTCTGAATTGAGTTGCATTTGTTTGCATTAGTTCTTtttcaattattaaaatcaaatcacCTTGATCTTTTCCCATTTATCGTCGACTTCTTGAAGCCAAGAGTTAATTTGTCTTCCGTTACACCGGGAGCGCTGCGCGTTGCGTTTCTCTTCCTGCTCTGGGGCCAATACATTGTAGACTTCTTTGTCTCGAAGTATCGTGCACACAGAGAAAGGAAGAGactgttgaaaaaaaaataggtatatcgTTTTGAAGGGGCTTTGGCCAGCGTGTAACATCATGAATCAAATAAGATTATTTGTAAGTGGTTATTTCTGATAATCCGGTAGTCGAGTACTGCATATAAACTGAAACTGGGATTGTAGAACCCGCGAGTTCTAATTTACTGTatacacatattttatatactttataGGTTTTTTACAAACCTGGTTAGCTACAGCGCGTTCGGCGCGCCCGTGAACGCGTAATATCTCTTGTTCGACGGCCAACACAAGCTTCTCTTTTTCTACCAGATGTTGTATCCGTAATCTTGTTCTGTACATAGAAAAATTAGATCagcaatattaatataaaatgtatacagGACTATAGTAAGTATTAGCATACCTTTCTTTTTCTTGAGCCATGAATTCATTTATCATTTGGGTGGGTAGGTTATGTGGTATTTCCACCTGAGGATCAGGGTTCACATTACCCTGAAGTGTGTAGGTGCAGcgattcattaaatatttattaaaatcttttggAGGTTTGGGTTTTACGGGAAATAAGCTTCTTTGGCGACGATCAATCTGTAGACAATACTTCGTGTTATTAGGTATCGACCAAAGCAAATTCAATAAGTAACATTTGGAATTAAATCTAACCTGCTTTCTTATATGAATGTACATTTGATAAGGGTTCGAATGTGTTATATTATGGCTTGCAGCTGATTCGTGGGTCGGTTCATTCTTTGATTGATCGCGAGAATGTCCATCTTttgaagctttaatttttctttttcttggaTGCAGCTCCACGTGACCTGCATTagctgtaattaaaataattattttccaatCTGCAATAAAATTTACTGCGTGCGCATATTTTGATACTGAGGACCAATTCACGACATATCACTGAACATATTTAAGCCTAAATGAACAAAGACAACAtcatgttttgaaaaaaatattcagttttcAATAGTTCAGCAGGTACAGGGGCCGACCCTGGCCATGTTACTAAAAATTACATCAGAAGCAAACTAATACGTAACTTTTACACTTACCTTCAGATCTTCCAGAATTTGAAGAAGATACTGTGTGGTCGTGATCTTGGCCCTTAAAGAAAgaaagtaataatataaaatgtaaatttcttgcaaaagcattttatattttcaaaaggaCCGTGTGAGTTAAATTAAACACTATTGTTAAAAAGTTGAACTACTCATGTACTTACAGAGCCCGAAGGTGTAGGACTTTTATTGGAATTCAAGTTAGCTTGAGCTTGTCCCGCCCCGGAGCGGCTGTCATTCCCTGTCTGAGGGGACGTCCTCTCCTTATCTTTATCCCCGTCATTCGTCCTATGAGAACGGAGGACTCTCTGTCCAGCCTTCGGACGAAAAGTAGGTTTATGAGCATATTTATGTTAGTTCAGGTATTAATTATAATCATAACATTATAGTTAAAATTAAGAGGAGGCTTTGCATTCTGGAACACTAGCACACGTATGTCTGTTTAAGTGAGGAATGTTTTAAATGATAGGAGTTGGTTACCTTTCCTCCTTCCCCCCTCTTGTCATCGGATGTACCGTCAGAGCTATCGGAAGTCTGGCCCGTGTCGGTACTCGTACAAGGTATGACGTAAGGCAGCGTGGATGAGTTGCCGCGACCCTTGCCACTACCCCTTTGACCTGTACCACCTAAAGAAAATTAGTACAGGAATATGCTAAGCAGATATTGCTTTAAGATTCAAGTGCTTCAACTGAATACAtaagaatgtttattttttactgttttcttttagcaacaaaataatTGAGTCTTACCCTCGCCTTCTTGTTCGTTTCTGTTCCCggagccgcccgcgccgcccggtATAACTATCTTAAGCGGCGGCACTTTGGGCGCTGCTTCGTGCGCTTTTGGCTCATCGTCCCCATCATTGCTGTCCTTGTTTTGATTAGGCTTGGGACTAGCGACTGGACTCTTCCTGTCCTGTTTTCCTAGCTGCAAGGAGCCACCCTTGCCTCCGCCAGATTTGCCCTGATCAAATCATTGTATTTGTATTAGATAGAATAAGTAACAAATGGCGTTACTTATTTGTTTAAGATAACAAGGGTGAAAAAGTAGTCTTTTTATCGATTTTGTGAAACAATATTTACCTGATGTGATCCTTGTGAGTTAGCTTTAGAACCTCCGCCGCCCTTCCCCTGCGCCTGCATATTTCCTTTCCCGGAGGACCCTGCGCCACCCTTGCTCACATTTTGACCGCCACCACTTTTACCCAGTGGTACAGCCCCAGTTTTACTTGCTGGCCCCGGTGGTTTACCGCCTGTGAGAACGCTGAAAGATCGTAAGAATGTACAGTTCGCTCTGAATAACTTTGCATTCTTgaagtttattttacatttgGTCATAAAGATCTTATTGAGGAGCtttgattagacaaaaacctaCTGCGAGTGCGTGAGGCGTCAAACAGCTAGCTTAAGAAATGTAGACTTATGAGGTAATCTGTAATACTTGTAGATAACAAAATAAAGGTGTACTGTACCGTCCGGGACCTCCGCGCGCTACCGGAGCCGGTTTTCCCATCGGCTCCTTCTCGTCATTGTCCTTTCGTTTCTTCCTTTTTGAAACATCATCTTCTGTTGTTTCATTATCTGCAGTGTCCTCATGCTGCCTCTTGTTGCAGTCGTCCTGAGTCGATGATACCACCCCGCTACTTAGCTGTGTACCATCTGAAAACAACATAATGGTTATTGAAACCACGATTGTATCAAGGCAATTGTTATGTATTCTTCACCTAGTTAAATTCTCGATTGTTGAATTTCTTATTTTAAACTTAAGGGGCTGAGAAAACAgtgtgaagaaaaaaatacttctaaaaGAGTGAAGTTTATtctttaaatattgttattaaattaatattatcccATGAAGAATTATGTGGTATAAAAGTAATATGGATAAACATTGCCTGCCTATATGTGAGCTATGTGTATAGTTGTggtgattaaaaataagtatttatttatatgaattctTGCATACAGTTTGTTCTTTTACCTGAGTTGATTTATGGGACTTGACTACACAACATTATGACTATATTACAGTCATGTTCATTCCAAACTGTTttaaacagacatacatacaaacttaaatacAGGTAGACagtccatatttttttatagctgAATGACACAAGAACAACTGTACAAAGTTTCAAGTTTAGGTACTGTTtataaaatgaattatttaattgacaTTGCGAGAGCCCAGTAAGTCATAGCCACGTCTTGGTCAGGCCGCATGTTCTCGCATCAGGTTTCGAAGCGTTCAAAatacgtattttgttttttatgccTCTAACCGTCTCTGGTCTCGGCGGCACCCCCTTTTTCCTGTGTGGTGACGTCCTTGCCATCGAAATGTTCCCCCTGGGCTAGGGTCTCCATGTTGTTCCGCTTACTGCAATCGCTGTTACCACTGGCATTGCAACCTTTTTTGACGCTGTCATCCCTTGCCCGACTGACGTGTGTTGCTCTCGCGTTATTATCTGTTTACATAAACCAACGTGTTCCACATAAATAGGAACCATTTCCTGTAAAAGCTATATACAAATGCATCTTTTtgaaatatcaaattaataaatttttattatgttcacTAAATACCATAATATTTGGTTAATATCTTTTATTGTaagctttaaataattttatgcaaTTATGAAGTGAGTCGAGTTTTTGTCATTGCCAATCAGGACTATACATCGAGTCCAGGACTTAAGGCTCTCTTGAATTGTAATGACACATTTATTATTATGGTTCTACTCTGTCCACCTGGTTGAACTAAGTGTTTAAAAAGTGCCCTCTGTGCACCCATGGGTTATCACTATAAATTAGCTTCCTATATGCTGGGTACAGTTTTTTTTACCACTGAATACAGAAAAACACCTGAAACATAAGGATCAGAAATTTCAtatcaataaaatgttttataaaattcacTTTGTGTCTATTGTtgtttaaattatcatttaggTGAACAGAGTAGAAAAAACCtcttttttaataacaaaatttacttaataattttgtcataCTTTAAGACTGAATGGTAAAATACTTTCAACTCTTAGGCTTATGTGTATACAAAGCAATTGTGAGAATCTTCAGAttcattaaaaatgtgttttatctCCCTGTCATATATTCAGTTGGGCTACCTATATCATCACTAGCACTAAATTTATAAGATGATCactatctttttttattatgatgatatgtatataaatttaattaaagtgaTAATGTTAGGTGGcactaatatatatttcaattaacataaatgacaaacataacagtttaaatgttttgaaggttaagtttaaattaaggTTATTATGTTATCAGCAAAGTAAGTTATGGCCTATGTTACAGATATAACtacatgtatgtataatattttgttatttatgataCAAAGGATATATGCAGTTAGTTTAAGTGTGATATAAAGTTATAagtgccagggatatctgatgAACCCTAACTTGtctaaaatactttattaattcATAGTAAATGAATgttgtatagattttttttatagtgtaAGTTTTATTACTCAAACATGTTATcataattatacattttatacaaTGATTTTGAATACTGTCATCAATGGGGCTTTGGTTCCATGGacggaataaataaaacatttactttAAACTAAATACATTCATTAGAAGTCGACAATGAAACACTGATGTCACAGATTTTAAGTCATGTATTGCTTACTTTTTTGTACATGAATTACGCTCAAATTGTAGGGAAACTAACTCACTTACCTACAATTTATTACACagaaatgcaatttttttttagtaatgaCGAGTCCTCGAAACGTAATTACCTCAGCGTCCCTGCAGTATATTTACTAtggtttaaaaatgtattacgTCTGGTATACACTGTGAATCTGAGAATCCATAATAGTGTTTTTTACAGTAATCATAATGTCACGTCAATCAGATCATCAACATGAGTTTAGGCAGGGGTCACAGCACGATCGCGGATGATGTGCGGCGTGCATCATGATATTAGCTAAACTCTCTATTGCGAATAATGAGTAAACGTCAACTCCCCTTTGTTGTGCGAGAGCGTCCTCCTTTGCATTTCACGTAGTCCGACAGTTTGAAGACTTTATACGCGTCCGTAAACTGAAATTTTCCACAATAAAAACTTATGCTAAATCGGTCTACAAGACCGCCACGAAGTTGGCGTCAAGGATCGGCCATCATTCGACGACCCAAGCAACACGCCCCAAATCGCTCCTATACACGAATAAAATTTTGAGTAAAGTAGAGAAAGAAcgattaaaagttatttttttgtataaaatcagctaagtaattaaaaacaaatatttgtattcatGTTCCGCAActgattattttaaattaaatggataagtcatattttatgtttgctCGAATAGAGTATGAATCATTCATGCGACATCTAGCGGCCCGATTTGGTACTTTCGCATTCGTTGGAACGCAGGAACTTCATGTGGTTACGCTATCGAAACGTTTCAATTCGcgcaatatttaaatataaacaattgtAATCTTACAAGTACATAAATATGTTCAATGATagatattcataaaaatgtaCTACATACTGGGTTACGCGATCCGACCGCTCATTGTATCTCACTGAACTGCACTAATCTGTGCACCTGCCATTAGTTAGACTGTAGTGCGGCTTCGACATCATTCCTTCAGTGCGGTAATGCGGTTATGTACGGAGCGGCACGGCACTATATACGCATTGGGACAGTGGGTAAAACGGCCCAAGTATTGTAGCACTTTTAGCAATTTAGCATTAGATACACATCGTTTAGGGTAATAAGTCTATGACGACGAAATCAATTTATGTCCTCTACTTTGAATCattaaatcattaatttaatttatcatcgttattataatattaataaatgtaacGGTATAGCTATGGTAATAGCTACTTAGTATCAATCAAAGTCGTTTTCTCTGTGcctatatccctatgtatgcttaaatctttaaaactatgcACTGGATTTTGATGCACTTTTTTTAGAGTTATTGAAGAGGAATGTTTATaagtataacattttttattttcggcagtgtaattatgttttgtatgagatttgcacccgtgcgaagccggagcgggtcgctagtactACATAATTCTTTAATAAATCAATGGGGAAAACTCGCCAAAAAATGTGAAAGTGTTGTGTGAATAAAGGTGTTTAAATGAAAAACGGCGTATAGATCTGTTTATAGCTGTTCTGTCGTACAATGTTAAAGTGAGTTGTACCGTATTAAGACACATTACGCAGCTTATAAAAGCAGAACTGTGTAAATGTGACCAAAAAGAGTTCAGGGAAATGCGAAGGGAACTAAATAGTTTCTATTGTCCGTAGACCTTATGGCAACCACTACACGCGCATCATTACACTTGTTAGCCTCGGGTGCATTATATTTGCTATACGGAACGCTGTACTTATACTtagtaattaaagtttttttttttcggcgTCCTCCTGACTATCGATTAAATTGTTCCACTTAATTGTCATATTGAAGATAGAGATTTCAAGTATGAGTATTTGTGAGTTTTTACAATATCAGAAATCCGCGCTATAATTTTGCGATTGAACAAGAAAACATTGCACAATGTTCCTTTCAATCTTGTTgagcaataaaaatactgtaCAGTGGTATTGCACCACTGTAAGAAATTAAAAgacatattaaataaacattgtttgCGGAAAATGCAAGGGAAATAGTTTGCGGATTTTTTCTTTAGTAGGTACGTTATGTTGTTCGCTAATGAAAGTTACTAGTTATATCactttttatcccgatgcgCGAAGTAATTTCGCGCGAGAAACCGCGGTTAAATAAGGTATGTTACTAGTATACTTGTTGTAAACTGCTTGCCATTAAATATGACCGAAATTACCAAACTTAATCTGAATCAATTACGCAGTTGAAAAGATAAATTGTCTTTTAAGTAGATATTGTATTATACCTAGTAATAGTATGTGtaaatgttatgtttatttgcAGGTAGCGTATTGTGTATGTGGTTGCCCGGATAACcagattgaggaggtcagataggtattcgctccttgtaaaacactggtactcagctgcatcgggttAAGCTGGTGCTCAATTCTGATGATTTAATTACACTAGCTTGTGCCCGCGGTTTCGCCTGCGTCGAGTTCGgctatatcgcgtttccaagagaactcttcaaaagtccgggagtGGCACTGGCAGTGGCACTGCCTTCACTCACAGCTAAGATGAATATGaagactagggcatgcaatatcggtttaccggtttcggttttaccggtaaaaccgcccattttcgcgatttttaaattacctgtaaaaataatatgtaaccggtaatttaccggcttttacgtttttgtgataaaatatagcaattggtcatttaacgtcaaatcttcattatgtagcctgaacataaggtaatattgcatacattacatattgtaagagtgttaaagttgctgttttttaggaaagtaaacttatgtgtctccttaactatctctaggttagatacaattGATAcgaatcttcattctcatcttaatttataatatgtaaacaaattttattcattcggctATTCTGATTTTCCtgatagctgtcagctcatattaggtaaaaatgtagctaatgtttattttacctactctatgaccttactgagcaagggcgtttacttccggggctgcgggttgttcgaaagagataccgcggccctggtacataaaaggcctatgacggaacacgacggtttttagtcagtaagagtctgacactcccactccgctgctaacccacagcgaaaggggtcatttgatgatttttggcttttacttcaccaccatgcggacagctctgaggatacaatggagcacacagtccaggtgtgcactgcctgggaagagtaccgccgtgtcgtcgacgaggcaataggcagcgtcGACCTCTCGTGCCCGGTTCTGGTTCAAACCATGGTCCTGAGTGGATGGGAAACCGTCGcccccttctgcgaagcagtcatgctcgagaaggagacggcggagagACTGCGaattcgcacctctcatcccagccgctgtattGGACCAGGAAGATACCACGGGCGCcaagtgtcgagagacgactcccggccaccgtaggcgtcggtctgtgggcggtgagttcgggaggctcatcgttcctccgtctgcatagacaacagacccgtgttggccgccaaggcctgccggggctgcgggattgttcaagaGAGTtgccgcgaccctggtccataaaatgtctacgatttaccataaaaaagggctttcacttcaatgaaaaaatgtttttttttttcacggtaattcttagcgtttatcccgtcttgtgacggggtccgctttccatatcttcttcttccacttcactctatccaggacatcttccttcgtagattttcatgtcattcattaccacactcaaccaccacagtttcggccttcctctgcgcctttgaccgggtatatcgagattgagtacattggcgatgtatttaggtggtctcctttttacatgtccgtaccatcgcagccgtttctcttgcattatgtcgacgacatcgcgtacggatggtactgacatgtttttttgttacggcccacgtcacaaaaaatgtttaacaccttatacaatgtattttttgcttttagactacccaatcttattgttataatatcacattaaaaaaaatacaaaaattaccgttttaccggtttactggtaaaaatatttttattaccgaacttttaccggtaatttttattttaccgaaattgcatgccctaatgaAGACCAATTTCAGTCTAAAATACTCTTTCGTTTAAGCTCTTAGCTGTGTGACAAATTAACAAAcataggtacaaacaaatactCGAAAAACATCCTTCGCAGTCGGGCAAAAAAGTTACAAGATTTGTTACATTGACAAACTATTTGCCAGAGTTGTTTTAGTAACATGATGATTTTGGAAGCATATCAAATATTAAAAGATgaaaatgataatatttatgAGGTCTAAAagcatatttcataaataaactataagTCAAATCCATCATATTTATTCACAATGCCAGTATAAATTATGGCATTATAGAAAACGAAAgcaaatgttttcaaaattattatgcaaatatacctatgtctttttaagattat
This window of the Helicoverpa zea isolate HzStark_Cry1AcR chromosome 31, ilHelZeax1.1, whole genome shotgun sequence genome carries:
- the LOC124644744 gene encoding ankyrin repeat domain-containing protein 11 isoform X3, producing the protein MPSTSRSRGSGRGPDGAPRAQVIAPMSERQQLALVMQISSQDAPPAAPTPAEERKRTRQQRNERGETPLHVAAIRGDHDQVKKLLDQGQDPDVPDFAGWTPLHEACSYGWYQVVVVLVNGGANVNAKGLDDDTPLHDATTSGNLKMVKLLIEHGADPFVKNTKGKMPSDYAAPHIFEYLQSLKDNNARATHVSRARDDSVKKGCNASGNSDCSKRNNMETLAQGEHFDGKDVTTQEKGGAAETRDDGTQLSSGVVSSTQDDCNKRQHEDTADNETTEDDVSKRKKRKDNDEKEPMGKPAPVARGGPGRVLTGGKPPGPASKTGAVPLGKSGGGQNVSKGGAGSSGKGNMQAQGKGGGGSKANSQGSHQGKSGGGKGGSLQLGKQDRKSPVASPKPNQNKDSNDGDDEPKAHEAAPKVPPLKIVIPGGAGGSGNRNEQEGEGGTGQRGSGKGRGNSSTLPYVIPCTSTDTGQTSDSSDGTSDDKRGEGGKGQDHDHTVSSSNSGRSEANAGHVELHPRKRKIKASKDGHSRDQSKNEPTHESAASHNITHSNPYQMYIHIRKQIDRRQRSLFPVKPKPPKDFNKYLMNRCTYTLQGNVNPDPQVEIPHNLPTQMINEFMAQEKERTRLRIQHLVEKEKLVLAVEQEILRVHGRAERAVANQSLPFSVCTILRDKEVYNVLAPEQEEKRNAQRSRCNGRQINSWLQEVDDKWEKIKEGMLRRQHTEAQTLHAVQIMGWEWKLKECGICDYKTTPKIDPVHVPQIHVSNFDLPA
- the LOC124644744 gene encoding ankyrin repeat domain-containing protein 12 isoform X6, giving the protein METLAQGEHFDGKDVTTQEKGGAAETRDDGTQLSSGVVSSTQDDCNKRQHEDTADNETTEDDVSKRKKRKDNDEKEPMGKPAPVARGGPGRVLTGGKPPGPASKTGAVPLGKSGGGQNVSKGGAGSSGKGNMQAQGKGGGGSKANSQGSHQGKSGGGKGGSLQLGKQDRKSPVASPKPNQNKDSNDGDDEPKAHEAAPKVPPLKIVIPGGAGGSGNRNEQEGEGGTGQRGSGKGRGNSSTLPYVIPCTSTDTGQTSDSSDGTSDDKRGEGGKAGQRVLRSHRTNDGDKDKERTSPQTGNDSRSGAGQAQANLNSNKSPTPSGSGQDHDHTVSSSNSGRSEANAGHVELHPRKRKIKASKDGHSRDQSKNEPTHESAASHNITHSNPYQMYIHIRKQIDRRQRSLFPVKPKPPKDFNKYLMNRCTYTLQGNVNPDPQVEIPHNLPTQMINEFMAQEKERTRLRIQHLVEKEKLVLAVEQEILRVHGRAERAVANQSLPFSVCTILRDKEVYNVLAPEQEEKRNAQRSRCNGRQINSWLQEVDDKWEKIKEGMLRRQHTEAQTLHAVQIMGWEWKLKECGICDYKTTPKIDPVHVPQIHVSNFDLPA
- the LOC124644744 gene encoding ankyrin repeat domain-containing protein 11 isoform X2; translated protein: MPSTSRSRGSGRGPDGAPRAQVIAPMSERQQLALVMQISSQDAPPAAPTPAEERKRTRQQRNERGETPLHVAAIRGDHDQVKKLLDQGQDPDVPDFAGWTPLHEACSYGWYQVVVVLVNGGANVNAKGLDDDTPLHDATTSGNLKMVKLLIEHGADPFVKNTKGKMPSDYAAPHIFEYLQSLKDNNARATHVSRARDDSVKKGCNASGNSDCSKRNNMETLAQGEHFDGKDVTTQEKGGAAETRDDGTQLSSGVVSSTQDDCNKRQHEDTADNETTEDDVSKRKKRKDNDEKEPMGKPAPVARGGPGRVLTGGKPPGPASKTGAVPLGKSGGGQNVSKGGAGSSGKGNMQAQGKGGGGSKANSQGSHQGKSGGGKGGSLQLGKQDRKSPVASPKPNQNKDSNDGDDEPKAHEAAPKVPPLKIVIPGGAGGSGNRNEQEGEGQRGSGKGRGNSSTLPYVIPCTSTDTGQTSDSSDGTSDDKRGEGGKAGQRVLRSHRTNDGDKDKERTSPQTGNDSRSGAGQAQANLNSNKSPTPSGSGQDHDHTVSSSNSGRSEANAGHVELHPRKRKIKASKDGHSRDQSKNEPTHESAASHNITHSNPYQMYIHIRKQIDRRQRSLFPVKPKPPKDFNKYLMNRCTYTLQGNVNPDPQVEIPHNLPTQMINEFMAQEKERTRLRIQHLVEKEKLVLAVEQEILRVHGRAERAVANQSLPFSVCTILRDKEVYNVLAPEQEEKRNAQRSRCNGRQINSWLQEVDDKWEKIKEGMLRRQHTEAQTLHAVQIMGWEWKLKECGICDYKTTPKIDPVHVPQIHVSNFDLPA